One Dialister invisus DSM 15470 genomic region harbors:
- a CDS encoding energy-coupling factor transporter ATPase, producing the protein MESDSGEVLFDICHVSHTFETEEGKTFDALKDVTAQIKKGEFTAIIGTNGSGKSTLARHLNALLIPTEGELIVEGMRTSDAGRVWDIRQKVGMVFQNPDNQLVAAVVEEDVAFGPENLGVPPEEIRERVDLALEKVGMTSYRKQAPSMLSGGQKQRVAIAGVLAMKPDCIVLDEPTAMLDPKGRKEVMDTIHELNKTEGITIVLITHFMEEAVTADHILVIDKGVLKMEGTPREIFSQADKVTEIGLDVPVPADLARRLRKKGMAVSEKCMTDEELGEALCPFVSKM; encoded by the coding sequence ATGGAAAGCGATTCCGGAGAAGTTCTTTTTGATATCTGCCATGTCTCCCATACTTTTGAAACGGAGGAAGGCAAAACTTTTGATGCGCTCAAAGATGTAACGGCACAGATCAAAAAAGGGGAATTTACCGCCATCATCGGGACGAACGGCAGCGGTAAGTCCACGCTGGCCCGCCATCTGAATGCGCTCCTCATACCGACGGAAGGAGAGCTTATTGTGGAAGGAATGCGCACTTCCGACGCCGGCCGTGTATGGGATATCCGCCAGAAGGTGGGCATGGTTTTCCAGAATCCCGACAACCAGCTTGTCGCTGCCGTGGTGGAGGAAGATGTGGCTTTCGGTCCTGAAAATCTGGGCGTGCCTCCTGAAGAAATAAGAGAACGTGTGGATCTTGCATTGGAAAAGGTGGGGATGACATCCTATCGTAAACAGGCGCCGTCCATGCTTTCCGGCGGGCAGAAGCAGCGTGTGGCTATTGCCGGCGTTCTTGCCATGAAGCCCGACTGCATCGTTCTTGATGAACCGACTGCCATGCTTGATCCGAAAGGGCGTAAGGAGGTCATGGACACGATCCATGAGCTGAATAAAACAGAGGGGATCACCATCGTCCTCATTACCCATTTCATGGAGGAGGCGGTCACGGCGGATCATATCCTTGTTATTGACAAGGGTGTCCTCAAGATGGAAGGAACGCCGAGGGAAATATTTTCACAGGCGGATAAGGTGACGGAAATCGGTCTGGACGTGCCTGTCCCTGCGGATTTGGCAAGACGCCTCCGCAAGAAAGGGATGGCGGTTTCCGAGAAGTGTATGACCGATGAAGAATTGGGAGAGGCGTTATGTCCATTTGTGTCGAAAATGTAA
- a CDS encoding universal stress protein yields the protein MLTFKKILVPFDGSEHAKRALAKAVSLAQCCDGAKLYIITVDEDVSALSMNNLERAYINEQMQAIHFRPADKTLDEAKAAVPEGIEAEYIAKTGDPGMLIENTADQIGADLVVMGSRGLGALTGMLLGSVSNYLLTHVEAPVFIVK from the coding sequence ATGCTTACTTTCAAAAAAATCCTTGTTCCCTTTGACGGGTCGGAACACGCAAAGCGTGCCCTGGCAAAGGCTGTATCACTGGCGCAGTGCTGTGACGGCGCAAAGCTGTATATCATCACTGTTGATGAAGATGTTTCCGCGCTGAGCATGAATAATCTGGAAAGGGCTTACATCAATGAACAGATGCAGGCCATCCACTTCCGCCCGGCTGATAAAACTCTTGATGAAGCAAAAGCTGCCGTCCCTGAAGGAATCGAAGCGGAATATATCGCCAAAACCGGAGACCCCGGCATGCTGATTGAAAATACGGCAGACCAAATCGGCGCAGACCTGGTTGTCATGGGCAGCCGCGGCCTGGGCGCCCTTACGGGCATGCTCCTCGGCTCCGTATCCAATTACCTGTTGACCCACGTGGAGGCGCCTGTATTCATTGTGAAATAA
- a CDS encoding universal stress protein, translating into MLDFKKILVPYDGSSHAKKALNQAISLAQCSDGAELYVATILNSTIPADDDPDQVDMAEVEKLIPENIPHKVLLEMGEPVPMLLYLAGEIGADLIITGSRGRGALKSLFMGSVSSGILKNAKCPVFIIK; encoded by the coding sequence ATGCTGGATTTCAAAAAGATTCTCGTCCCCTATGACGGTTCCAGCCATGCGAAAAAAGCGCTGAACCAGGCCATTTCCCTGGCGCAGTGCTCAGACGGCGCAGAACTCTATGTCGCAACGATTTTAAACAGCACCATCCCTGCGGATGATGATCCCGACCAGGTCGACATGGCGGAAGTCGAAAAACTCATTCCTGAAAACATCCCCCATAAGGTTCTTCTTGAAATGGGGGAACCGGTACCCATGCTCCTCTATCTGGCAGGAGAAATCGGTGCCGACCTGATCATCACGGGCAGCCGCGGCCGCGGCGCTCTCAAGAGCCTTTTCATGGGTTCCGTTTCCAGCGGCATTTTGAAGAATGCAAAATGCCCCGTCTTTATCATAAAATAA
- the truA gene encoding tRNA pseudouridine(38-40) synthase TruA, translating into MRNIRITLAYEGTAYSGFQRQENSITVQEILETALQKLTGTKTTLYFAARTDAGVHAYGQECTFYTESSIPGDRFIFALNILLPPDIRVTESREVPYDFSVRRNNYGKTYGYLLTEEKDCPPFFKRYTWQTGRKLDISKMEKAAEVLSGTHDFTSFRGNNSVPASPVRTIHDIRIIKKHHFFHIFVTGEGFLYHMVRNIAGALADAGTGKLTPKDLREILEAKDRKFLGATAPAHGLCLLKVYFTPVTKELTEKTICGSYAPWSV; encoded by the coding sequence ATGAGAAATATCCGGATCACTCTTGCCTATGAAGGAACGGCATACAGCGGGTTCCAGCGGCAGGAAAACAGTATAACCGTCCAGGAAATTCTTGAAACCGCCCTCCAAAAACTGACAGGTACGAAAACCACGCTCTACTTCGCCGCGCGCACGGATGCCGGCGTTCATGCCTACGGGCAGGAATGCACCTTTTATACGGAATCTTCTATTCCCGGCGATCGTTTCATATTCGCGCTGAACATTCTCCTTCCTCCCGATATCCGTGTAACGGAAAGCAGAGAAGTGCCCTATGATTTTTCCGTGCGCAGGAACAATTACGGAAAAACCTACGGCTACCTCCTTACCGAAGAAAAAGACTGCCCTCCCTTCTTTAAACGGTATACCTGGCAGACAGGACGAAAACTGGATATTTCAAAAATGGAAAAGGCGGCAGAAGTGCTGTCAGGCACTCATGACTTCACCTCATTCCGCGGGAATAATTCCGTTCCTGCCAGCCCGGTCCGTACTATCCATGACATACGGATCATCAAAAAGCATCACTTCTTTCACATTTTCGTTACCGGAGAAGGATTCCTTTATCATATGGTAAGAAATATCGCAGGTGCGCTCGCTGATGCAGGCACCGGAAAACTGACTCCCAAAGATCTGCGGGAGATACTGGAAGCAAAAGACAGAAAATTCCTTGGCGCCACCGCTCCTGCCCACGGACTCTGCCTTCTCAAAGTATACTTCACGCCTGTTACAAAAGAATTGACGGAAAAGACAATCTGCGGCTCTTATGCACCGTGGAGCGTATAG
- a CDS encoding energy-coupling factor transporter transmembrane component T family protein encodes MLTDITLGQYYPGDSFLHRMDPRAKILCTMIFICAIFLANNPWSYLLVTVFTLGCIMISGVPPVMVWKAVKPLWVILVFTLLIHVLTTPGKEVFSYGFIHISEEGLRNGLFMTLRLVFLIGFSSLLTYTTSPIVLTDGIEVLLNPFRRFGVPAHELAMMMTIALRFIPTLLEETDRIMKAQSSRGADFTSGNLWQKAKGMVPLLVPLFISAFRRADDLATAMEARCYRGGEGRTKMHQLAYTSRDRLAFITVFLVTAVLLAMYFYFRT; translated from the coding sequence ATGCTTACCGATATTACGCTGGGTCAGTATTATCCCGGAGATTCATTCCTCCACCGTATGGACCCGCGGGCAAAAATTCTCTGTACCATGATTTTTATCTGTGCCATTTTCCTGGCGAACAATCCATGGTCTTACCTGCTTGTGACGGTATTTACGCTGGGATGCATCATGATTTCGGGCGTGCCGCCTGTCATGGTCTGGAAAGCGGTGAAGCCGCTCTGGGTCATTCTGGTATTTACGCTCCTGATCCATGTGCTGACTACGCCGGGGAAAGAAGTATTCAGTTATGGATTTATCCATATCAGTGAAGAAGGTCTTCGGAACGGTCTTTTTATGACGCTCCGTCTTGTATTCCTTATCGGCTTTTCTTCGCTTCTGACGTATACTACGAGTCCTATCGTCCTGACAGACGGGATTGAAGTGCTTTTAAATCCGTTCCGCCGTTTCGGCGTGCCTGCCCATGAACTGGCAATGATGATGACCATCGCGCTCCGATTCATTCCGACGCTGCTCGAAGAAACGGATCGGATCATGAAAGCCCAGTCTTCCCGCGGTGCTGATTTTACCAGCGGGAATTTGTGGCAGAAAGCCAAAGGGATGGTGCCCCTTCTTGTGCCTCTCTTTATTTCCGCGTTCCGCCGCGCCGATGATCTGGCGACCGCCATGGAAGCGCGGTGCTACCGCGGCGGGGAAGGGCGTACGAAAATGCATCAGCTGGCGTATACGTCCAGGGACAGGCTGGCGTTTATCACAGTCTTTCTTGTGACAGCCGTTTTGCTGGCCATGTATTTTTATTTCAGGACATAA
- a CDS encoding TetR/AcrR family transcriptional regulator — protein MTDKKKDLRFRKTELSIRAAFFELLKSRRISEITVAEISRKAMLGRGTFYLHYKDIHDLLDTLENEYVEAIGNIIDEYYPIAPAANISDLTEKLFRYITAHEEQLRLLFHHISTRSFIDRLIIRQRYVFSRLVEEGGCDAAYNAVEMSFMISGFAGVILDYWFLGSLPLSEKEIIYNLNRLLLNFSRAKKEMKRGGPS, from the coding sequence ATGACTGATAAAAAAAAGGACTTGCGGTTCCGTAAAACGGAACTTTCCATCCGGGCTGCCTTCTTTGAACTGTTAAAAAGCAGGCGTATCTCTGAAATCACCGTGGCGGAAATATCAAGAAAGGCCATGCTCGGGCGGGGGACTTTCTACCTCCACTACAAAGACATCCATGACCTTCTGGACACCCTTGAGAACGAATATGTCGAAGCCATTGGGAATATTATTGACGAGTACTATCCCATCGCGCCGGCGGCAAATATTTCGGACCTCACGGAAAAACTGTTCCGTTACATCACCGCCCACGAAGAACAGCTCCGCCTTCTCTTCCACCACATTTCCACACGAAGCTTCATCGACCGCCTGATTATCCGCCAACGTTACGTATTCAGCCGTCTGGTGGAAGAAGGGGGCTGTGATGCTGCGTACAATGCAGTGGAAATGTCTTTCATGATTTCCGGGTTTGCCGGTGTTATCCTTGATTATTGGTTCTTAGGCTCTCTTCCTCTGTCAGAAAAAGAAATCATCTATAATCTGAACCGCCTTCTCCTCAATTTTTCCCGGGCGAAAAAGGAAATGAAAAGAGGCGGCCCGTCATGA
- a CDS encoding YadA C-terminal domain-containing protein → MMKRKLVWTAVLAAMVAAGTTGVYAAPTLEDHETRIVDLENLTNKIDDRSETDHLAIKGLKQNKADKAETEAAIKENKDMITQELKDRKSADRILNKAIADEASAREQAVAEEAAAREAADNDIKEKLETEANFRKLNVKDLNKRVDTVQGNVDKERHARMQMDMKLHGLIKDEASAREEADKRLQANIDTEATTREEADKRLQANIDAEATTRGEADKRLQTNIDTEASARKAGDTFLQGQIDSLHTETNKGLAKVTALTGLHPLDFDPANKWNVAVATGTYKSETSVALGAFYRPNRDVMFSFGSSISNGDNAYTFGASVKLGRGSSMKGTASVSELYDMIGRMQEQLALQQKKIEELEAKK, encoded by the coding sequence ATGATGAAAAGAAAATTGGTATGGACAGCAGTTTTAGCCGCTATGGTGGCAGCAGGCACAACGGGGGTGTATGCTGCGCCGACACTGGAAGATCATGAAACGCGTATCGTTGATTTAGAAAATTTAACGAACAAGATTGATGACCGCAGCGAAACAGATCATCTTGCTATCAAGGGGTTGAAGCAGAATAAAGCGGATAAGGCAGAAACGGAAGCGGCCATTAAGGAAAATAAAGACATGATAACTCAGGAACTGAAAGACCGTAAATCTGCAGATCGTATTTTGAATAAAGCAATTGCGGATGAAGCGTCTGCCCGTGAACAGGCAGTAGCAGAAGAGGCTGCGGCTCGAGAAGCGGCAGATAACGATATTAAAGAAAAACTGGAGACTGAAGCGAATTTCCGGAAGTTAAATGTAAAAGACCTGAATAAAAGAGTAGATACCGTTCAAGGGAATGTGGATAAAGAGAGACACGCACGTATGCAGATGGATATGAAGCTGCACGGGCTTATTAAGGATGAAGCGTCTGCCCGTGAGGAAGCAGATAAGAGGCTTCAGGCCAATATCGATACAGAAGCAACGACTCGCGAGGAAGCAGATAAGAGGCTTCAGGCCAATATCGATGCAGAAGCAACGACTCGCGGGGAAGCAGATAAGAGGCTGCAGACCAATATCGATACAGAAGCGTCTGCACGTAAGGCAGGCGATACATTCCTGCAGGGACAGATCGACAGTTTGCATACGGAGACGAATAAAGGACTGGCGAAAGTCACCGCGTTGACAGGCCTGCATCCGCTTGATTTTGATCCTGCCAATAAATGGAATGTTGCCGTAGCCACCGGCACATACAAGAGCGAAACATCTGTCGCTTTGGGTGCTTTCTATCGTCCGAACAGAGATGTGATGTTCAGTTTCGGGAGCAGCATTTCCAATGGGGATAATGCTTATACCTTCGGTGCTTCCGTCAAGCTGGGACGTGGTTCTTCGATGAAGGGAACCGCTTCTGTATCTGAATTGTATGACATGATCGGCCGTATGCAGGAACAGCTTGCTCTCCAGCAGAAGAAGATTGAAGAACTGGAAGCAAAGAAATAA
- a CDS encoding energy-coupling factor transporter ATPase, producing the protein MSICVENVSYIYGKGTPFERAAIEDIDLTIDKGEFIGIIGHTGSGKSTLIQHLNGLLHPSVGKVTVDGVDLAEKTKEAMVKRHSVGMVFQYPEHQLFEETVAKDIAFGPRNQGCDEEETEKRVKSAMRFAGIDYETFAERSPFRLSGGQQRRVAIAGVIAMHPDFLILDEPSAGLDPVGRREIFSRIQGWYKKGVFSVILVSHNMDDIARLATRLLVMHQGRLVLDGDPMDIFLHHRETLKECGVDAPPLTQTLLYLKEKGIPVPETARTVEEAAEKMYAVLGGGK; encoded by the coding sequence ATGTCCATTTGTGTCGAAAATGTAAGTTATATATATGGGAAGGGAACTCCTTTTGAACGGGCGGCGATTGAAGATATTGACCTGACCATAGATAAAGGAGAGTTCATCGGCATCATCGGCCATACGGGGAGCGGCAAGTCTACACTCATACAGCACCTGAACGGCCTCCTTCATCCGTCCGTGGGGAAAGTGACCGTAGACGGCGTAGATCTGGCGGAAAAGACAAAAGAAGCTATGGTGAAGCGCCATTCGGTGGGCATGGTTTTCCAATATCCCGAGCATCAGCTTTTTGAAGAAACGGTGGCGAAAGATATTGCTTTCGGTCCGCGGAACCAGGGCTGTGATGAAGAGGAAACGGAAAAACGAGTAAAGAGCGCCATGCGCTTTGCGGGGATTGATTATGAAACATTTGCCGAACGGTCGCCTTTCCGCCTTTCCGGCGGCCAGCAGCGCCGTGTGGCCATCGCCGGCGTGATTGCCATGCATCCTGATTTTCTGATTTTGGATGAACCTTCTGCCGGGCTGGATCCTGTGGGGCGGCGGGAAATATTCAGCCGTATTCAGGGATGGTATAAAAAGGGCGTGTTTTCCGTCATTCTTGTGTCCCACAATATGGATGACATTGCCCGTCTGGCGACCCGTCTTCTTGTCATGCATCAGGGGCGCCTTGTCCTTGACGGGGATCCTATGGATATTTTCCTCCATCACAGGGAGACGCTCAAGGAGTGCGGTGTGGATGCGCCGCCTTTGACACAGACGCTTCTCTATCTGAAAGAAAAAGGAATTCCTGTGCCGGAAACCGCACGGACAGTGGAAGAGGCGGCGGAAAAAATGTATGCTGTGCTGGGAGGAGGGAAATAA
- a CDS encoding efflux RND transporter periplasmic adaptor subunit, translated as MKKFAVIFAAVWVGFSLVLTGCGNKKEAETKAVLVKTMVVGETAKAESRKFSGTVHGYFESPLAFQVGGRITRRLVSSGDRVTAGQVLMTVDSKDASEQAAAAAGALNAAEAQYRLASSTMARYEKLHELQAISDLAMDQTKNQYELASAQLSQAQAALARAENNLGFTSLTADRDGVVGSTLYEVGQVVGAGTPVVLIVDDTKKDVHISFTEKQYGKYSVGLPCTVTFWAFPDLQLKGTVREVAAAPNTSTGTYDAKVTLIDAPSDVVVGMTAEVSFDDPQGNEQIMVPLSAMAAQSEQPAVWIVRDHKVYLQKVETGQYGNDTVEIVSGLQKGDRVVTAGVQKLHEGEEVRL; from the coding sequence ATGAAAAAGTTCGCGGTCATCTTTGCCGCTGTATGGGTCGGCTTTTCTCTTGTACTGACGGGGTGTGGGAATAAAAAAGAGGCAGAAACGAAAGCGGTGCTTGTCAAGACGATGGTTGTCGGAGAAACGGCAAAAGCAGAAAGCCGTAAGTTTTCCGGCACGGTTCACGGCTATTTTGAATCGCCGCTTGCTTTTCAGGTGGGGGGACGGATTACGCGCCGTCTTGTTTCTTCCGGTGACCGTGTCACAGCAGGACAGGTCCTTATGACGGTGGATTCCAAAGATGCATCGGAACAGGCTGCTGCTGCCGCGGGCGCGTTGAATGCGGCGGAGGCGCAGTATCGTCTGGCGTCATCCACGATGGCCCGTTATGAAAAGCTTCACGAACTTCAGGCAATTTCTGACCTGGCGATGGATCAGACGAAGAACCAGTATGAATTGGCATCGGCCCAGCTTTCCCAGGCGCAGGCTGCTCTGGCGCGGGCGGAAAATAATCTGGGTTTCACGTCGCTTACGGCAGACCGTGACGGCGTGGTGGGAAGCACGCTTTACGAAGTGGGTCAGGTGGTCGGCGCAGGAACGCCGGTCGTTCTTATCGTGGATGATACGAAAAAAGATGTCCATATTTCCTTTACGGAAAAGCAGTACGGAAAATACTCTGTCGGCCTTCCCTGTACAGTCACCTTCTGGGCGTTTCCTGATCTGCAATTGAAGGGAACAGTCAGAGAAGTGGCGGCAGCGCCAAATACGTCCACGGGAACTTATGACGCGAAAGTGACGCTCATTGACGCGCCTTCCGATGTCGTGGTGGGAATGACGGCGGAAGTGTCTTTTGATGACCCGCAGGGGAATGAACAGATCATGGTGCCGCTTTCTGCTATGGCTGCACAGTCGGAGCAGCCTGCCGTGTGGATCGTGCGGGATCATAAAGTATATCTGCAGAAGGTGGAAACGGGACAGTATGGGAATGATACGGTAGAGATCGTTTCAGGCCTGCAGAAAGGCGACCGTGTAGTGACCGCCGGTGTGCAGAAACTGCATGAAGGGGAAGAGGTACGGTTATGA
- a CDS encoding efflux RND transporter permease subunit: MKGLNLAEWAIRHKQIVYFFIIAIITGGLWSYFHLGRSEDPDFTIRQAVVMAAWPGASAQQITQQVTDPLEKKLQDTKGLDYIKSFTHDGKTVIYVNLKDSVPKEEMQTRWHEIRNLVNDEWGSLPSGVMGPYINDRFDDVYGSIYAVTGDGFSYEEKRKYAENIRRRLTGVEDVQKVELLGVQKQEIYVEMDQNKLASFGMRPSDVFAMLQQQGAMMPAGMIHTDSRNVAVRVEGLLDTVESLKELPIHVGERSFHLGDVATVTQMYADPETSLMYFNGKPAVGIAVSMAPGGNNLVLGKNLEKEIEKEKAELPAGLDIEQVADQPSVVNDSIHEFTKSLLEAIVIVMAASFLSLGFWSGIVLALCIPVVVCASFIYMKWQGIDLHIVSLGTLIVSLGLLVDDAIIVIEMMQVKLEEGMDRLAAAQAAYKGCAKPMLAGTLITAAGFIPVGFAAGQTAEYVGAFFWVIASTLLLSWVASIFVSPVLGYRFIRVKAGEKKSAFADRAYRLFYKAIAWCIRFKKTVIIGTAAIFAGTVALIPFVNQEFFPDSVRPEIILDVNLPSGASIKETKEVMAGIADNLYGDNRVSSFSTYVGDSAPRFILLFDPLAPEDSHGQMILVARDSKVRDSLRDDTLAFIAEQYPDARAHARLITTGPPAEYPIMLRLSGKNVEDTAKFAKEAAALVSQYPGMKNVSMDWPEETPVVRLKIDQDKVRKLGGDNYSISRDLYVKLSGYKVAESYQGNQLVPISFRLEGSNAARLADLSSLPVHVGSGRYVPLGEIADISYENETSTIWRRDLHPTITIRGEAGGDKTADSVVNELYDRTLKDFREHLPDGYTLEKGGAIENSEKSVQYLAAPVPIMIFLILMILMFELDKIPLMVIAGITGPLGLIGAILSLFLTRQPMGFVSIVGMLALSGMVVRNSIILLDQIRQHLADGKKPYDAVIESAALRFRPIMLSSVTDVLGFVPLIPSPFWRPLAVSFIGGLLLATAIGLLVVPALYCWYYKVEGPKAS, encoded by the coding sequence ATGAAAGGCCTGAATCTGGCAGAATGGGCGATCAGGCATAAACAGATTGTCTATTTTTTCATTATCGCCATCATTACGGGCGGACTGTGGTCCTATTTCCATCTGGGGCGCAGCGAAGACCCTGATTTTACAATCCGACAGGCCGTGGTTATGGCTGCATGGCCGGGCGCTTCGGCGCAGCAGATCACGCAGCAGGTGACGGATCCTTTGGAAAAGAAACTGCAGGATACCAAGGGGCTCGATTATATCAAATCTTTCACCCATGACGGTAAAACCGTGATTTATGTCAATCTGAAAGATTCTGTGCCGAAAGAGGAGATGCAGACCCGCTGGCATGAAATACGCAATCTGGTCAATGATGAATGGGGCAGTCTGCCGTCGGGAGTCATGGGGCCTTATATTAATGACCGGTTCGATGATGTGTACGGCTCTATTTACGCCGTCACGGGAGACGGATTTTCTTATGAAGAAAAACGTAAATATGCGGAAAATATCCGGCGGCGCCTGACAGGTGTGGAGGATGTGCAGAAGGTAGAACTTCTCGGTGTCCAGAAGCAGGAAATTTATGTCGAAATGGATCAGAATAAGCTGGCTTCTTTCGGCATGAGGCCGTCGGATGTGTTTGCCATGCTGCAGCAGCAGGGCGCGATGATGCCTGCCGGTATGATCCACACTGATTCCAGAAATGTGGCGGTTCGTGTAGAAGGGCTTCTGGATACGGTGGAGTCACTGAAAGAACTTCCGATCCACGTGGGAGAGCGTTCTTTTCATCTGGGCGATGTGGCGACAGTCACACAGATGTATGCGGATCCGGAAACGTCTCTCATGTATTTCAATGGAAAACCGGCAGTAGGAATTGCCGTGTCTATGGCGCCTGGCGGAAATAATCTGGTTCTCGGGAAAAATCTGGAGAAGGAAATTGAAAAAGAGAAAGCGGAGCTTCCTGCCGGTCTGGATATCGAGCAGGTGGCGGATCAGCCGTCGGTGGTGAATGATTCTATTCATGAATTTACAAAATCCCTGCTGGAAGCCATCGTTATCGTCATGGCGGCCAGTTTCCTGTCGCTGGGCTTTTGGAGCGGGATCGTGCTGGCGTTGTGCATTCCGGTGGTGGTATGCGCTTCTTTTATCTACATGAAATGGCAGGGGATCGATCTCCATATCGTTTCCCTCGGCACGCTCATCGTATCGCTCGGCCTTCTTGTAGATGACGCGATTATCGTAATTGAAATGATGCAGGTCAAACTGGAAGAAGGGATGGACCGTCTGGCGGCAGCACAGGCGGCGTATAAAGGATGTGCGAAACCGATGCTGGCTGGGACGCTTATTACAGCAGCGGGTTTCATCCCTGTCGGTTTTGCCGCAGGGCAGACGGCGGAATATGTAGGCGCCTTCTTTTGGGTTATCGCCTCTACGCTTCTTCTTTCCTGGGTGGCATCCATCTTTGTGAGCCCGGTTCTGGGGTATCGTTTCATCAGGGTGAAAGCAGGAGAAAAGAAATCCGCTTTTGCGGACAGGGCTTACCGATTGTTTTATAAGGCAATCGCCTGGTGCATCCGTTTCAAAAAGACGGTTATCATAGGTACAGCAGCGATTTTTGCGGGGACAGTGGCACTTATTCCTTTTGTGAACCAGGAGTTCTTCCCCGATTCCGTACGGCCGGAAATCATTCTTGATGTGAACCTTCCTTCCGGCGCATCCATCAAGGAAACGAAAGAGGTCATGGCGGGCATTGCGGACAATTTATACGGGGACAATCGGGTATCTTCCTTTTCCACCTATGTAGGGGACAGCGCGCCGAGGTTTATTTTGCTTTTTGATCCGCTGGCACCGGAAGACAGCCACGGACAGATGATCCTTGTAGCGCGCGACAGCAAGGTGAGAGACAGTCTTCGTGACGATACGCTGGCATTTATTGCGGAACAATATCCGGATGCAAGGGCCCATGCCCGTCTGATTACCACAGGGCCTCCTGCTGAATATCCGATCATGCTGCGGCTTTCGGGAAAGAATGTGGAAGACACGGCAAAGTTTGCTAAAGAAGCGGCGGCTCTTGTTTCTCAGTATCCCGGCATGAAGAATGTCAGTATGGACTGGCCGGAAGAAACACCGGTCGTCAGGTTAAAAATCGATCAGGATAAAGTAAGGAAACTGGGGGGAGATAATTATTCCATTTCCCGGGATCTGTATGTGAAATTGTCAGGCTATAAAGTGGCGGAATCCTATCAGGGAAATCAGCTCGTGCCGATCAGCTTCCGGCTGGAAGGAAGCAATGCGGCGCGGCTGGCCGATCTTTCTTCCCTCCCTGTCCATGTGGGGAGTGGACGGTATGTGCCTCTTGGGGAAATCGCGGATATTTCCTATGAGAATGAAACAAGCACGATCTGGCGGCGCGATCTGCACCCGACCATCACTATCCGCGGCGAAGCCGGCGGGGATAAGACTGCCGATTCCGTAGTCAATGAACTGTACGACCGGACGCTTAAGGACTTTAGAGAACATCTGCCTGACGGTTATACGCTGGAAAAAGGCGGAGCCATAGAAAACAGTGAAAAATCCGTACAGTACCTGGCGGCGCCGGTTCCGATCATGATTTTCCTTATCCTTATGATTCTGATGTTTGAGCTGGATAAAATTCCGCTGATGGTAATTGCGGGCATAACCGGGCCTTTGGGACTGATCGGTGCGATTCTGTCGCTGTTTCTTACGCGGCAGCCCATGGGATTCGTATCCATTGTCGGTATGCTGGCCTTATCCGGCATGGTTGTCCGGAACAGCATCATCCTTCTTGACCAGATCCGCCAGCATTTGGCAGATGGGAAGAAGCCTTATGATGCGGTCATCGAGTCGGCGGCGCTCCGTTTCCGGCCGATCATGCTTTCCAGCGTAACCGATGTACTTGGTTTTGTTCCGCTGATTCCCAGTCCGTTCTGGCGTCCCCTTGCCGTATCGTTTATCGGCGGACTTCTCCTTGCGACTGCTATAGGATTACTGGTCGTTCCTGCGCTTTACTGCTGGTACTATAAGGTGGAAGGGCCGAAAGCATCATAA
- a CDS encoding universal stress protein, whose protein sequence is MIMLDYKRILVPYDGSEYAKRALDRAVSVARCCDGAKLFIATVSRPMPPMEKIAREKAYVFDADKKEPEKKDPGQVILDDSEKLIPEDIPHELIFRVGNPGSVLLDLSFEKNCDLVIMGNRGRGALKSLFMGSVSSHLASNVKCPILIIK, encoded by the coding sequence ATGATCATGTTAGATTACAAACGGATTCTTGTACCTTACGACGGTTCCGAGTATGCGAAGCGGGCTCTTGACCGTGCCGTTTCCGTGGCAAGATGCTGCGACGGCGCAAAACTTTTCATTGCGACCGTTTCCCGGCCGATGCCGCCGATGGAAAAAATCGCGCGGGAAAAAGCATATGTCTTTGATGCCGATAAAAAAGAACCGGAAAAGAAAGACCCCGGGCAGGTTATTTTGGATGATTCAGAAAAACTCATTCCCGAGGATATTCCTCATGAATTGATTTTCCGTGTAGGCAATCCGGGATCCGTCCTGCTGGATCTCTCCTTTGAAAAAAACTGCGACTTGGTTATTATGGGCAACCGAGGCCGCGGCGCTCTCAAGAGCCTTTTCATGGGTTCCGTTTCCAGCCATCTGGCAAGCAACGTGAAATGCCCCATCCTTATTATTAAATAG